CCCCGTGGAGGAGATCCGTGATGCGCTGCGGCGCGCGCTGCAGGTGATGCGTGGCGCCGTCGATCGCGGTCTGGTGGGCGACCTGCGCAGTGCGTCGGAGCTCGTGGGTGGCGATGCGGCCAAGCTGCGTACGGGGCCGGCCGGCCCACTGGCGGGTACGGCCTTCCGCGATGTGCTGGCGCGGGCGCTGGCGGTGCAGGAGGTGAACGCAGCCATGGGCGTGATCGTGGCGGCGCCCACTGCGGGCGGTGCCGGTGTCCTCCCCGCCGTGCTCACGGGACTGGCGGCCGCCCAGGGGATCGATGACGAACGCGTGGTCGATGCGCTGGCCACGGCCGGTCTCATTGGCGCCGTGGTGGCGGAGCGGGCTTCGCTGTCGGGGGCGGAAGGCGGATGTCAGGCCGAGACCGGTGCCGCGGCCGGTATGGCCGCCGGCGCGGCCGTGGAAATGCTCGGCGGCTCCCCGCGCCAGGTGGGGCACGCCACGGCGCTGGCGCAGCAGGGCACGCTCGGGCTGGTCTGTGATCCGCTCGGCGGTTTGGTGGAATTGCCCTGCGTCTTCCGCAACGCCACCGGCGCTGCGATTGCGCTCGCGGCCATCGAAATGGCCATGGCGGGCGTCGAATTCGCGATCCCGGCCGACGAAGTGATCGACACGATGGGGGAGATCGGCGCGAGCATGGACGTGCGCTACCGCGAGACCGCCGGCGGCGGTCTCGCGGCCACGCCGACCGGACGCCGACTTGCGCGAGAGCGCCTGTACGAGCTGAAGCGCACCGGTGGGTGAGCGGGGGGGCGCGGGAGGCGGGGGCACCGCTGGGGCGGCTGCTGCCGCCCTTGCGTGGCGCGCCGGTCTGCTGCTGACCGGCCTGCTCGTGGCGGGGTGCGATCGCGTGGGAGGCAGCCAGCTGCGGTGGGTGCGCCAGGGCGACGTGGTGCTGCGCGAGACCCACCGCAGTGGGCGCTTCGCCGACGACGCGCTGGAAGAAGCGTCGGGCGCCGTGGTGTCGGTAGGGGAGCCCGGCGTGATCTGGAGTCAGAACGACAGCGGGAACGACGAAACGCTGTTTGCCTTCGACAGCACGGGGCGCGCCCTCGGGCGGGTCGACGTGAAAGGGGCGAAGAACCGGGACTGGGAAGCGCTGGCCACCGGTCCTTGCAATGAGGGACAGTGCCTCACCATTGGCGACGTCGGTGACAACGCGGCCTATCGCGGAACGCTCACGTTGTACCAGCTCGCGGAGCCGCGCGCCGCCATGGGCACGGTGCGGGTGCTGCGGTCGCTCGATGTGCGCTATGCCGATGGATCGCACGACGTGGAGGCGATGTACGCCGGCGCCGATGGCGGCCTGTGGCTGGTGACCAAGCGCCCCGCGCGAGGTGCCGGCGGTGCGTGGCGCCCGGTGCGCGTGTACCATGTGCCCCGGGCGGCGTGGGGACAGGGGGCCGAGTATACGGCGGCGGTGGTGGACTCGCTGCCGCTCATCCCCGAACGTGGCACGGCGCACAACTGGGTAACCGACGCCAGCCTGTCGGCACCGCTGGTCGACGGCCGGCGACGCCTGGCCCTGCTCTCGTATGGCGCGGTGCATGTGTTCGATGCCGATCCGGCCACCGGACGTCCCGGTGCCCTGGTGGCCCGATGTGCCCTCCCCATTCGCGAGGATACCGCCGAGGGGCTCACCTGGCTCGCCGACGGTCGCCTGCTGCTCGTCACCGAGGGGCGGCAGGGCGCGATCTATGTCGGCCGCTGTCCCTGACCCGTTTGCGGCGTATCTTCCGCGGTGGGCGTGGGTCGTGTCGAAACGAAACCGCGCCCGCTCCCGTACGGCTCAGCAACCGAACCTCAAGGGAATCGAACATGGTCACGCGTGAAGACATCGAGGCCTTCCTCGACCGGCTCAATGCCGACGGCGCCACGTATCAGGAAGTCGAACCCGGACTCTGGGTGGTGAAGCCGGGGGGCGCACTCGATTTCGATGTCGTCGTCACCCACAACCCGCCGGTGGTGCTGTTGCGCGTGAAGGTGATGCCCCTGCCGGCAGACGCCGCCGAATCGGCCGCGCTCAACCGTCGCCTCCTGGAGCTGAACGCCACCGACCTGTTGCATGGCGCGTACGGAATCGATGGCGATGCCGTGGTGCTCACCGAGGCGCTCGAACTCGCGCACCTTGACTTCGAAGAGTTCCTGGCGTCGTTCGAAAGCATGACACTTTCGCTCACCGGACATTTGCGTGAGCTGGCCGCCTTCCGCGAGGCTCGCTGATCCATGGGTATCTTCGATCGTCTTTCGACGCTGATCAAGTCGAACCTGAACGACCTCATCTCCTCGGCGGAAAACCCCGAGAAGATGCTGAACCAGATCATCGTCGACATGCGCAATCAGTTGGCGAAGGCCAAGCAGCAGGTCGCTGCCGCCATCGCCGACGAGAAGCGCCTCAAGGATCAGGCGGAAGCCGAGTTCAAGCTGGCCGACGACTGGGAGAAGCGCGCCATGCTCGCGGTGCAGGAAGGGCGCGACGACCTGGCCAAGCAGGCGCTCATGCGTGGGCAGGAGCATCTCGAGCACGGGCAGCAGCTGGCGGCCACGTGGGAGGCACACAAGCAGGAGACCGAGAAGCTCAAGCAGTCGCTGCGCGATCTCAACGACAAGATCGAGGAAGCGAAGCGCAAGAAGAACCTGCTGCTGGCGCGCCAGCGGCGTGCCGAGGCCCAGGCGCGTATCTCGCAAACGATGTCGGGGCTATCGGAGAACTCGGCGTTCGAAGCGTTTGCGCGCATGGAGGAGAAGATCACCGCCAACGAGCGTCAGCTGCAGGCCGCGCAGGAGATCGACGAGGAGTTCAGCGGCGATCGGCTGGCCGGCGAGTTCAAGCAGCTCGAGCGTGCGTCCGGTGGCGTGTCGGCCGACTTGCAGCTGTCGGCGCTCAAGCAGCGTATGGGCATGCTGAGCGCTGGTGCCCCGGCACCGTCGCGTCAGCTTGGCGCAGGGCCCACGGAGGCGGCCGCTCCGTCCGCCCCACCGGCGCAGCTGCCGGCCTCGACGTCTCCCGCGGCGGCATCTGACGCGAAGACCGCCGAAGCCGATCTGATCGCCGAAATCGAGCGGCTCGGGCAGACGAATCCCGGGCGCTGAATCGGCGGGTTGATCCTGCCCCAGGGTCGCAACGCGGCGTCTCCGTAGGCACGGGGACGCCGCGTTGCCATGGCACCGTGGTGTGGCGCCGCGTGGCAAAGGTAGGGTGTGCACGATTTCGATGACACACGCCACGCGTGCATCGTGCATCGTGACGCATGACCTCTGCATCGCGTCCGCTGCTGTCGCTGGTGAACGCCTCCGCCGAATGGCAGGCGGGGCTTCCCCCGCTGTGCCGTGCAAGCGTGCGGCTCCTCGATCGGGTGCACTTCAGCGTGCGGCAGGGCGACTGCATCGTGGTGCACCATCGCGACCCGTCCAGCGCCACGGTGCTGCTGGCCGCGCTGCGTGGTCACGGCGCACTGACCGTGGGCGCGCACCTCACTGGTGAACGTCTCGTTCGCACGGGGGTGCGTATCCGGCGCTGCAGCATCAGTCTCGAGGCAATGCAGGCGGTGCAGGAGGGATGGGGCAGCGCGCCTGAGGAGGCGGCGTCATCACCGGGCCGCGCCGTGGTGTATCTGCTGCGCGCCACACGGCGGCGCCCCGAGGTCGCCGGTACGCGTCAGCAGTGGCGGCAGTGGGCGCAGCGCGCACGCACAGCCGGAGACGCCCTGGTGCTGGTAACCCAGCACGTCGCGCACGGCGACGATCCTGCGGTCGCACGGCCTCGCGCCGCGCTGCACGAACCGGCACCGCACGGGTATTCCCTGTCCCGGGAGGGGAGCCGGGTGATGCGTCTGCACCACGGACGCCTGTTCGACATGCCACTGAGGGAATGATGGGTCGCCAGCGGTGGTGGCAACGCCGCGCGCCCGAGGCCGAAGCCCCGGGCGCGCCGGTCGAACGAACGGTGGCGAGGCCGCTCGGACCTACTGCCCCAGCTGATTGGCCGGGGTGCTGGCCGGGTAGTAGCGGTGGCGCACAGCGCTGCGCTTGGCGTCGATGTCCCACAGCGTGCTCTGCACCATCATGCCACGCATGCGGCGCTGGTTGGTGATGGGAGCCGGCGTGTAGCTGGTGCCCACCACGGGCGGCAGCGGCGCAAGCGCTTCGTGCGCGATCACGTCAGCGACGTTGGGGTACTTCACCGTCCCGTCGGTCTTCTGCATGATGAAGACGCGGCCCACGACCGGGCGCCCGTTGATGAGCGTCTGCCCCGTCACGGGGTCCACCGGCCAGGCGGCGGGCGCGGCCGGCGCCGGAGCCGCGGCGGCAAGGGCGGCGGGCTGAAGGGCAGCGGTCATCGCGGGCGCCAGCGCATCCTGCACCGCCAGCGAGTCGGTCG
This genomic stretch from Gemmatimonas sp. harbors:
- the sdaAA gene encoding L-serine ammonia-lyase, iron-sulfur-dependent, subunit alpha translates to MFKSLADAIREAEARQTTLATVALEAEAQDQGRPVEEIRDALRRALQVMRGAVDRGLVGDLRSASELVGGDAAKLRTGPAGPLAGTAFRDVLARALAVQEVNAAMGVIVAAPTAGGAGVLPAVLTGLAAAQGIDDERVVDALATAGLIGAVVAERASLSGAEGGCQAETGAAAGMAAGAAVEMLGGSPRQVGHATALAQQGTLGLVCDPLGGLVELPCVFRNATGAAIALAAIEMAMAGVEFAIPADEVIDTMGEIGASMDVRYRETAGGGLAATPTGRRLARERLYELKRTGG
- a CDS encoding YbjN domain-containing protein, which gives rise to MVTREDIEAFLDRLNADGATYQEVEPGLWVVKPGGALDFDVVVTHNPPVVLLRVKVMPLPADAAESAALNRRLLELNATDLLHGAYGIDGDAVVLTEALELAHLDFEEFLASFESMTLSLTGHLRELAAFREAR
- a CDS encoding PspA/IM30 family protein → MGIFDRLSTLIKSNLNDLISSAENPEKMLNQIIVDMRNQLAKAKQQVAAAIADEKRLKDQAEAEFKLADDWEKRAMLAVQEGRDDLAKQALMRGQEHLEHGQQLAATWEAHKQETEKLKQSLRDLNDKIEEAKRKKNLLLARQRRAEAQARISQTMSGLSENSAFEAFARMEEKITANERQLQAAQEIDEEFSGDRLAGEFKQLERASGGVSADLQLSALKQRMGMLSAGAPAPSRQLGAGPTEAAAPSAPPAQLPASTSPAAASDAKTAEADLIAEIERLGQTNPGR